Proteins co-encoded in one Leptodactylus fuscus isolate aLepFus1 chromosome 4, aLepFus1.hap2, whole genome shotgun sequence genomic window:
- the COX6C gene encoding cytochrome c oxidase subunit 6C, with protein sequence MSQALLSKPQMRGLLAKRLRFHIFGAFAFSIGVVALYKFGVAEPRKTAYANFYKNYDAVKEFEAMRDAGVFQGVSPKQ encoded by the exons ATGTCACAAGCTCTTCTGTCCAAGCCTCAGATGAGGGGCCTCCTGGCCAAGCGCTTGAGATTCCACATCTTCGGAGCCTTTGCCTTCTCAATAGGCGTTGTTGCATTATATAAG TTTGGCGTGGCTGAACCAAGGAAGACGGCGTATGCCAATTTTTATAAGAACTACGATGCAGTGAAGGAGTTTGAGGCCATGAGGGACGCTGGAGTCTTCCAGGGTGTGAGTCCCAAACAATAA